In Erpetoichthys calabaricus chromosome 2, fErpCal1.3, whole genome shotgun sequence, a genomic segment contains:
- the rpp21 gene encoding ribonuclease P protein subunit p21: MATNVKDKDAYLRLNFLYQAAHCVLATNPENVELARFYCHTEKNISKRLVLRQDPSVKRTICKKCCSLLVPGVTATVRQRKCRQRQRKTVVRCLSCGKTKQFLNNPSYVLWGDRPESQPQYPQSQSKQVATQKPPVNSKTAR; the protein is encoded by the exons ATGGCTACTAATGTTAAGGATAAAGACGCGTATCTAAGGCTCAACTTTCTTTACCAG GCAGCTCACTGTGTCCTGGCTACAAATCCTGAGAATGTAGAGCTAGCACGTTTCTACTGTCACACAGAAAAGAACATTTCTAAGCGCCTTGTCCTGAGACA GGATCCCTCTGTGAAAAGAACCATTTGTAAGAAATGCTGCTCTCTGCTGGTTCCTGGTGTGACTGCAACAGTGCGACAGAGAA AGTGTAGACAACGGCAGCGAAAAACTGTGGTGCGGTGCCTTTCCTGTGGGAAAACGAAGCAATTCCTCAATAATCCCAGTTATGTCCTATGGGGGGATCGACCCGAGTCCCAGCCACAGTATCCGCAGAGTCAATCAA AACAAGTGGCCACCCAGAAACCACCAGTAAATTCCAAAACTGCCCGCTGA